GGAGATATAACATGAGGTTTTGACGAGTCAAGCAACACATTATAATTACCACGTTCAGATAACTTATGGGATATGTAGAATTAATGTGCCCTATATTTGCCGCCCACTAGTACTGCACTCCACCAAGTACACATCACGGTTTTCAAAATATCAATGCCTCTGTTAAACATAGAAAGTATTCACAAATTTTACTTTCCTTAAATCTTTCACTAGAGCCCTATCTAGTGTCGCAGTGGTGCATCATTGTCACCACAAACCGTGTTCATCTGAACTAACAAAGTACCACGGTCATGTAAGTTTTCCCACAAGGGTTTGTGTGCGTGTTCAGGCCCAGAACAGTCATTAGGCTTCTAAACAGCCGAAGCAAGACCTTTTAGGGCTTATTATCTACGCAGTTCATGCgcgttttgattttttggacTTTGAGCGCAGACAGAAGGGCCGCAGCAATGCAAATCAGGACCACACGCATTGTATTACCGTCATCCCAGCTTCTCACCTATGGACCAATATGCACACGAGGATTTAATGCCCGAGTTGATGCTTATTCATGCCCGGGATATCCTTAGCCATTCTCATACAATTGTATCTACCCAAGAGTACCAAGCAGGTCTGAGATAGGCTTGTAAAGCTTCTTAAACCTGGTTCAAATCCATGGCCGGTCTTAAGAGTACAATGTGAATATGTATCCTAGAGCATGTGCTAATGTACGGTCCGAGTCCGGCTCTAATTGCAATGACTGATAAGATAGGTGAGCCAACGTGCTGCAATATTCTCCTTATGATCAAATGCTAATTCAATTCCCAACTTCCCACTGAGATTTTAACCATAATGTTATCATCTACATGATTGAAGGCGTCATATCTAACTCCTATAGGCCCCTTCTGTCCAATTATCAATGGTGATTGGATTGAAACTTCCAATCATCTGACGGCCCGGGTCCGACTCAATGAATCTGACGCTCAAAGGTTAGGACACATGTTGAGCAATTATACCGGAGTTCTAGCACTCACCTGGCTGGTCCCCGAATATACATTGGTTCAGCCGTCACTaaagcttcttcttcagcgCTCTGAGGAGAAGGACAATTCTAGCGCAGTATGGCATTAGACCCCATGACGAGAGAATAAAGAAATACTTATCATGCAGAAATTTTCTAGACACTCTGCCATTGTACTAGCGAAAGAGGCATGCCTGTGCAAGTTTCGGTTGAGGTTTACCAAGTTATACTTTGAATTTGCCCTCTCGTCCTAACAAAGTCAATGAGATTTGGGTGAAAAAATGTGGATGGAACTCACAAATCTCTTTACCCATTTTTCAATTATTCTAGAATTTACTCCTGGGCGATGGGGAATGCGAATATACTCATAATTATTGGAGAATATAAGCTCCTTCAAATTCGCAGTCCTGATGTTCTCAGGTGCATACAGACGTCTTGCCTTTGGAACTTGACCCTTCCACTGAGAAAGATTATTGTAGTAGTGGGGATGCTTGTGCTCCATCTCGCCGACAATCAGAAATGAAAGGCCTTGTGGATACTCCTGTAAGTCGATGTCATAAAGCTTTGTATAGATGTCATTATGTATCCAGTTAGACAAAAAGATTTGGACATACTTTCTGGTAAGCAATATTATGACGATTTAATTCGGGATAGTGGACCTCAAATCCCCGTTCAGAATACTTCACAAAGCGAACTTCATAGGAAGGTGATCTTCGTGATATATCTATCAAGTTTGACTGACAGATCAACGCCGCAAGCGCCCGAGGATTTACGTAGACACTTTGACCTAATAGCACAGTTAATAAAATAAATGTACCAATTTGTGTCAAGAAATTCGTACCATCAAACAAGCAACATGAGCAGTCGATGTCAAACCCAGCAAGAATCTCAGACGGTGACATATACAGTCGCATTATAATTTGGATTGGCCTTACAGGCCATGTTGCTAAGAAAAATATGGTGAGCATCTTTAAAAACACATCGGAAAAATTAGTAGTTGTCGCACTATAGATTGTAATGGTATTTGCCCTGCGCACGCAAATTGTATGAAAAGGGATTGTTTCTTGAATTGAATTGTATATATTCTCCATCTTCTGAAGGGCCTACGAGATAATGAGATGTCAGTAAGTGTATGCCGGAGGATGGTAAAGCGTAGTTGACCTCTTGGTGAGACAGTCCAAAAATGAATAAGTCAATATCGGAGTCCCAGTATGCAGGCAACTGGTACAAGTCGTTGAGCTCCATGTTTGAGCTAGACGCATTAACAGGAGGTGATAGACAACCCAACACAGATCctccagcaacaacaatatTTTCCCAGCTTGGGAGCCTTGACAGAGCGCCATGAGAGAAGATATGAAAATTGTTCAGAAAGGCCTCAATACTAGGAACAATGGCACGGTTACCCCGGGGCCTGACAAGTCCAGACTGAAGAGGTAGGAGATGGGATGCTGGAAATTCTTCGTAGCTATTGTCTGGAAAAGTCAAAATGTGCATATTCTCTGTGTCTGAGCGAGGGCGGGAACGTAAAACTGCGTCGGGAACCTGGAATATATTAATCAAGCCCAGATAGGGATCTTCGGTAAGAAAGGGGTGATTCCTGTGCTGAGCAAACCAACGACGAATTTGCTGCTCATAATGAAGGCAGTTGGTGAGTGCAATATTGACTTCCTCCCTGCTAGCATCAAGAGGGAGTAGCAAGACTCGAGATAAAAATTCCTCAATGATTTCAGGAAATGTTGCCATAGGAAAACGTGTTAAAGCTGCCTTCCTGCGACAATTACTTATAACCAAATATATTCCcatagagaaaaaaaaacaatttaACACATTGCATATGGACTCGGATGTTTATTATGTACAAGTCAATGAGTAATCTATGTATGGAGAAATACCATCACGCGCTATTACTCCCTACAGTAGGTAATGCAATTGAAGCAGACCCAGTGACCATCCCGGTTAATGTGAATGCATAGAAGGGATGCGCAGGAGAGGTTGGTGATCCCTCCAAGAAAAGGGGCTGGGAAGATGGATTCACCAAAGTTTCTGATGCGGAATTGGTGGGATGTTCAGTTACTGCGGCGACCTGTAGATGTGGCGGAGGCAAGTGGGACTCCGTGCTGAGCAAATATTTCCCATACaatgttgaagaaattgtaACAAGCAACAACATTGCTACTTGCATAGTGGTGAAGTGGAAAGTATTAGCACTATACATAGTGAGCGGACGTGTCCTAGTTGAAGGGTATTGATCATCCTGTATCACCGTGGTTAAAATTAATTGAACATTAGAACAAACTGATTATGCATACCAATGTGCTATCAATTTCTCCAATACCGGATTCGTCGTTGTTTTGTATGAGTCCAACGTGGATAGTATTGGCAATGGCACCGTGTGTGCGCATCCATGGACTAAATGCGGGTATAACGGCAAAGATGTGAGGCTGGTGATTGACAAGACCAAATGTTATGGCTTGTACTGGAGCTGGGTAACATAATTAGAATGTAATGCTCTCTTTGAAAACTCTTTGACATACCTCGGTAATTGTCGTCATCGAGCGCAAAGGTCCCGCATATCTCGCTAACGCCAAATGTCGCAAAAGCAACATAGCCATCAGAATGGCCAACGGCAACAGTATCTTCGTCAACAAAGATTATATTGACTATCAGATTTTTTGGGGGAGTTCGGCTAGATAAGACATAGCGCGTAGTCGACAAAAGACATCGATGGGTGGTTGAATAGAAGTCTATACCGTCACACATGTTCATAACGGCAACTTGTTCTCCGGACGGTGAGATTGCAGCGGAGCCCAGACTGTAGACCATAGTTGTTATAACAAACAAGTTACAAAGGAATTGCAATATCACTTACAAGGTGTTATCTCGTAGTTGAATGGACCACTTGCTGGAATAGTCATTAAGGCTGTATGCTCTATAATTGACGAATTAGCGTTGTCCAGAAATAATAGATGAAGAAGTATGACACACGTTATTCCTCCTGTACCAAGGAAAGGGATGATTACTATCCGGCTTGAGGCAAAAAATATTCCGCATGAGAATTTATATTCGGAAAGACTCTGAACGTTGGGAGACAATGACACGTTCAGTCTAGCCATTTTCCCCAGCTCATTTGGCTCTATTACGCCTATCAGACCATGACATCAGTAATGAGATGTGCTTGTAATGACTCACCCATGAACGGGTCTTTTACGATGGAAACAGATCGCCCATGACCAATTGCAAGCCTTGATCCGTCTGGACTCAGCTGCAGCGAGTGTATATAGCCTGGTATAATAGCGCTAGATGTAACATAGCTCTGAAAGGGGTGCATTAGAGTCAGTGAGGCGAAAAGTGCACACAAAGAAGTAAAACTAACCCCATCCAATTGCATAGTGATCCTATGTAAAGACCCATTGGCAGATCCACAAAAAATAGTCAAGTCCTCCGATGGGTGCCATGCAAGGGCGCGAATAGATGTACCGCTTTTGTAAATGCCGAAtcttctccaaactgagTCATGGAGCATGTAAATCTAGGAGTTATTAAGCACACTAAACACCTAGAATAAATTAATGACCTTTCACATACTTCAAGGAGGCCCTCATCGTTACCGACTGCAAGAAATCGACCACTGTGCGAGAGCTTCAGAGTGTGAGCAGCTTCTTTGCCATGCAGAGTGATAATTGCCTGTCGATGTACGTGGGAATTCCTGTAAAATATCCGGGAAGGCGTCATTTCTGGCTCGAGAAAGTTGAGTAAAAGTGACGACTAGAGGATGGGGCCTACACTCAACACTTGTCTTTGGCGTCGATCATTATAAAGATAGAATCCCGAGCCTCAAATTTGGTCAAAAATTATTCTTTCAAAGCATTCCTACAGAGTACGGCCTGCATCGTGTACAAAAAACGGAACTCACATCGTCTGATCTGGTGCCAAGATCACTTGGCTCTTTGTGCGACAGCtatttttgaaatatttgcCACATTTCTAGCCGGCCAAAACAGCCGGCTATTTTTCAAAGATTATTTGTCAAGGAAGCATCAGAGGTAAGGAGCTGAACAGTAGAATATATTTCAAAAGTCGATATCGATACTTTTCAAAGATAATCCCCTGTTTAGGCTGACCAGAAGAAGCTCGATGGACACATTCGAATCCAACTTTGAAATGGCGCAGTAGGATGATGAGGTACTTAAAGTTGCGCGAACTTGAAAGCCAAGTTCCTCAGTCACCCCTACTCATCAGCATCCCCAAAATCAATATGGTGAGCATCATGTTATGCTTTGATTACTACAAGAATTCTGACCACAAGTTCTATCTAGCTTACGCGCCACGAGACCAAGATTGTCGAGTTACCAACTCATAGCACAGAACAAGTTGTGCATGTAATCAGGAGCCAAAGATTACGagacaaggtatgttttccacTTTATAGCCAGTGAAGACCTAGAACTAAAGTACGATCCTGCAACAGAAGTACAGGAAAGGGCTGCTTTATTCTTTAACAACGGCAAATCCAATGCTGCTCCAATGTTGACTCGCAGCCACGGACTCTGGCAGTTTCACCGAAACTCCTCAGATTGACATAGCCGGAGTGCTTGTAAATCCTAATTGCATCCCCACGGCATCCACCATTGTCACGGTCGATCGTCATCGTTTCCTTATAATGGGTTACTATGACAGCACCCTTCCTCAAAATCTCAATTTACATGAGATTTGTCCTCATGCGCCCTGGCACGGAGAGCTCATAATATTCTCTCTGGGACGTCGAACTCGCATCCTTTCACGTCCTGTTGGCCGGTTATTTACCCAAAAGGCCATTTCTATGTAAGTTATTTACTTTTAAATTGTGCACAGATACAAGTTTACCTACCATGTATATTTCAGATACGTACGAGCTACCTTGGAGGCGCGATCCGCTGGAGTAGAGTGTCCTTCCCAAATTTCATTCATCACACAATCCGTTTTCACTGCTTAGTTTACTTTCACGATGGTGTCACAGTGTTTGTACAATACATGGGTCAAATAGAACCACAGTCAGAGAGATTATGTCATATTCGATATCCCTCGCGGTTATGCCAGGTGCAGAAAATAAATAAGATATGGAAACGTGCTAATCTGATATGTCTGAATTAAGCCATGGCAGAATTTCAAAATCCGTCCGAGATGTAAACTATGCCTACTGTTGAATAGGTAGTCGAGGTTTGACGGGGTGACATAAACAGCAAAATATCTTTGAAAAATCTTTCCTATTTCTGATCTAATCCAGAACAATAATTATATTTAAAATTTAGTCGCAATATAAGAGACGATTTTATTATCGACTATATATGCCAATCCCCGCAGTGTAAGTTCGGCAAATACCCCTCCAATCGGATATAATCGGCTTGTCGGCCAATCTCGTTGACAATCATTGCCATCGCTCGACAGTAGTCGACAGTACCCTCAGCAGTATCCCCCGAATCTCTCCTCCTCTACTTGGGTTTAATATCGGTGCGACTGGGCCATTAGTGGATAGACTTTACTTCCCATTAATAATGATTAACTCAAAAGCGAGCGCCTGGGGGTCACCGATGCCAACGATTACTGGCATCGATATTTGGGATCCAGTCGACCCCTGATTGTTTCTTTACAGCTCGAACGTATGCGAAGGTTCCTATAAAGCGCCTTCACCTACATTAAAAGCACTGAGAGGAAACAAACAGGATCAGATGGTATGATATTCGATGGATATTCCTGAAAACATGCCACTGCAAGCTCACCGCCACAGTTCTTTCCTTGTCTTTCCATTTCATACTGTGTTTTCCCGCTTCTCCCGATGGGTCCATTTTCTGACATCATGCTATCTGGAGTCTCCCTTATTTGAACGCTTTTactggatttttttttttgcaccTGTGGCCTCTATCAAAATATCTGGGTATCAGCCTTGCCACCAGCCTATTACGCACCCACGCTCATGCTGGCTTCCTGATCTTATGTCCATGCATTGTACCCACTCGTGTTATGTCTAGGAAAACCAATATCATGGTTGTGGAGTGTGTGTATCAACCGATGTGGTCGGTGTTCCATTTGTAATGGCCATCACGATGTCCATCAAGTCCACGTCCACACAACGGAGCTGCGGACATCCATGAGGTCGAAATACACACAGGACGAACCTATATAAGAACACCACATATTCTCAAAGTTTCTTCACGCCTCTTACTACCTACCTTCATTACCACCACACGGAAGACGATATAACATTATGCCATTCTTCCTCAGAAGAGGGCCGGGGACGTTTCCCCAATCCTTGGTATACGCTTCGCCTTCGATATATGTGCCACCACGGAGTTACACCACTCTTCCTCCACATATCTGTCTATCGCTACACACGACTGCGTGTCAGTTGTGACCTTGGGCAAGCGACTTGGAGAGGGAGATATGATGGCGGCACACCTCCTTGCCCACTCTCGACCACGCATTTGATATACTGGAACGCCTGCTGTCACCACAAACATCCTGTTTGCACCGCAATGCAGTAAATGGCGTGTACTAAAGCGCCTGGAGGAATACAATACCCTCACTCACATCCACACAAAGATGAATGGCGCCCGTAGTGCTCGTATTGCAGCAGTGATGATGGCTTGGAAGAAGATAtttcattgacaattgtCGTGAAAATCATGGTGTGATGGGTTTGGGACATAAATTAGACTCTTGAGGTTACATATATACAGATATCAAGAGATGTTATTAATCCACGCTATTTACACAGCTTTCTCACTGAGATTCTGGATGCAAGGATATAGTTTTAGTTGATTACTACAGGGGTCCGTGCATGGGAAATATGTGTGCTCTGGGCCAGTCTGGGCCCAACTGAAATTGCACTCATAGGCTATGTCGGCTGAGCTGCACACAAACAAGCTCGTGTTGTGCAAGTGCAATGTGTACAAATACCTGATGTTCATCAAGCAAGATCGCGCGACACCAATGTCTGTATGATCTGAATTGTGTTGTGACAGATATCCGGCGGTTCTGCATGAAATGACATGCTTATTATACGTCAGAACATTACTGAAGTGTAACATAGGTAGGCTCCGACGGTTGATGCACACCCACACCGTAACGCAGAAGTACTGGAAAGCATCAGTCAACCACACCATATATGGTACAACGCAAGCGCCAACGGAATGGCAGAACACATATCGAAGCCAATTCTTTTCAACTTTGAAACTGAGGTCAAGTGACAGCAAACAGGAATAACAGGAGCACTATTATAATGTTTTTGTGGCTAATATACCAAATGCGGGTGAGTATTCTATGAATCAGTTACCGCCCACTTCGGAGGGGTGACCGGGATTTCGAGCTTCCGACATGTACATTCAAGATACTCAGGCAACACACATGTCATTTCAGAGTCTTGGGTAAGGTACATGTTTAATTATATCGtatgtttctttttgtaTTTACTCAAGAAGAAACTAGAATAATCTTCCCGTCATATTACCATACAAAATGTCTAGTGTCAAGATGAGACATGATTAAACCCTTTGATATATACTCACAGGCCTCGGATATCCAACTCCATACGGTgcaagagagaaagaagccTTTAAAACAGACGATGAATTTATTATCTTCCTTACAAGTTACCCTTCCCCACCACAGTCACAATGTCCACCAACGCCAATTTTCCCAAACAAAGGAAACTTAAATTCTTCTACGATGGTTTGGATAGGGATGTCGAGTTGGTACTCTTACTCGCCCGCCCCATGGACAAGTACGCATTCTGCTGGAGTATGTGGTTCCATTCACTTGATGGCAATAAAGTGCTAATGCCCAATTGCTAAAGAGGTCATAAAATGCCAAGCTGGTGTAAAACATTCTGAACTTGTCACCTACGTTGACAAAACCGCACTTGCTGTTCCCGATGCAAGTCTACACTCCAATATATATAGTGCGACACTTTGCTTACATGTACCGCATGGCTGCAGGAGGATACTGGACGTGTCATCCCTGGATCGCCCGTTGTTCCTTGTCAGGTATGAGGTGACATCCCTTTCCATGAGTACAATACTCATTGCCATTTTGACTAGGCTGGCCAGAAATGCACAATGAAAATGGATGAAGAGGGCAACAATTATCTTACCCCTACCGTGGACTATGAGGCACCTACATCTATTACATGCTACTTTGATACAACCGACCGGGCGGATATCATATTTGTATGTCCATCACTGCAAATTCTGTCGATCATTGACATGTCAGTATATTCCGGGCTCAATGAACGAACTTTCACGTGCACAGGGGCTCCTGGAAGGAAGCGATAAGACAACAATGTGTCCAGTTACAAAGTTTCGAGATATTAAGTATGTAAAGAATTCTACAGTCATTCTGCAATACAAGCTCATGCTCTGATTTTCGTTTCTCAGACCCGGAACGACCCTTATGCTGGAATTCACCCCAATGCTAAGTGTCTATGCTGTCGACGGATACCATGGTGAGTAACGCCTTCATGAAACCCTTTTCTAGATGACTCACATTATCCATCATGTCAATCAATAGCTCAAGATATCTTCAAGTCGGCATCGGAGTCCCAACCATTACTTTGCCAAAATCTCAATGATCTCCGGCGTTATACGAAGTGGGAGGTTCTTACAGATAAGGATAGTGGTTGTGTCAAAATCGTGCTTCAAGATGACTAGCAACGTATATATCATACATTCATATTATAACGCGAGCAATGGCTTCGTCGTTGAATACTTTCATGTTATATTGGCATTCTACGTATGCGATTATTGGAGTGTACACCTGATATCTCTATCGAGCTTCTTCTCCACAGGTTGCTTTAAATAGTCCCTACGAGTTCAAGCATTAGCTCAATTTTCATTCCACGTGTCAATGGGATAGGGGTAGCCCTTACACGGGACCTTCTTCATGCCCCAGCTCCGTTGGGGGTCATACCATGCTTCTCATAAAATATACTGCCAGCTACATCAAACGCGCATCACGCAGTATCACCATCGTCGAGACATCATACCCAACACTTTGTGGTTTCCGCTGGTTTCCGAGGTGGTCAAGGACGAGGTCCAAACCAAGGACATTTCCAGGACTTCCTCCAACGTCCGACTGGGTGGTGTCGATACCACGCCATTCGTTTCCAGTTACCCCTCCCGCCAGGAGATGTCGTGGTCCAGAAATCTGATTGAGTAGAAACCGTGGGATCTCCAAATAAGTCGGTAGACGGACTCGATCGCTACTGCTGTCAAAGCGTCCCTCGTCATCCAGTACCTCCTACTAAACCTACCAATGGCTACTGTGGAGAACACGCACATACACGGCTTGTTGAGGGCTGGTAAGGCCAGACGATGAAATGTTGTAGACGCGCGGGTGGGTGTATGGTCATGATGGTGCGCGCGGCGTGCGGTGCGTTGATTTGGGTTGATGTATTTGCAACCAGATACTGAGTGCTGGTGAGAATAGAGCGCGGAGCAGCGTGAATGAATCTGAAGGCGAGTATGTGAGACTGTGCACGCACCTACCTGTATAGCACCCACTGCGTCGCGCGGCGCTGAAAACGAATATGGTGTCCTTTACATGCGGTCTTGAGCTCCTTCCGCACACGGCACCGACCCAACTGGTATATGGCATATTCGAATCGGATAGGATTTCTGGAAAGAGATGGCTAATGGCGCTGTGCGAGAATCAGTGATGCTGCACACCGACGGCGCCAGCTTCGCCTGTCTATTGCATGGGCTGAAAGCGAGTGCGCGCTTTTTCACGAGCGCACCGATATGATGGATGGTGTAAGGGAAGGGTGGAGGCTCACCATCAAGATAGTTACAGCAGACCCTGTTCTGGGTGTGGAAATGGCCTCGACCGTTAAAGTTGCCTGCTTTGGATACGACAAATATGAAGTGTACCTCAAGGCACTCATTTTGACTGGTATCGTTCCGCCCAAGAAGAACATTCTCTTCTCCATCGGAAGTTATAAGGAGAAGTTAGAGATCTTGCCTTTGGTGCAGAAGCTCAGCGCTGCTGGATACAACATCTTCGCTACTTCGGGTACCTCAAATTTCTTGACAGAGCACGGTGTGCATCCGAGGGCAGTTGGGATGGTATCGTTGATGAGATGGAGAACGTTGAGATTGGAAATGGAAGCGGGATTGATGGTAGCTCTTTTGACAATGAAAGCCAACCCAAGTTTTCAAAATATCAGCATATTCATTAAGCACATTTGAAGTCAGAGATCATAAAGTAAGGTAAAGAAGGAGATCTCGGCTCCATGTAAATCTGCCCAGGAGGATATCAAGGCCAAAATCATCCGCCAAACGTGGCTAAAGTTGCCGCTTGTTATTCCTGATGGGTGGGATTTGTCTCGGTAAAATCTTGAGATCTTCACTTTATTATACAAGCAAAGGCTATCGTAACCGCTATATCTACGACAAGAATGAAAATACAGGCTGGATTTGTGCTACTGAGCATAGTCTTCAAAGACTTATGGTGTCGGGAGATTGCGAGCATAACAGCGGAATGCGACAAGGGTGTTGGGAAATGACCACTGGCTACGGGAAGGCAATACATAGCGGCGGCGCACATAGGGGTGACGTTGTGGACACACTGAAACATTCCAAGCAGAGTTGTTGGTCGGAGAAGAGGATTCGTAATAATTTACACACAGTGTTAGCACTTTGTTTGACCTATTCAACGCTCCTCAAGGGATGTGGGAGATACTTGGAAACAAGAATTAGCACATAGATCTACAGGGATTGTGGTCGTTCAAGAAAGCTCCCACTTCCCCGAGCCTGTGCATGTGCATTCGTCCATAGATGAGATTCCCATGCCTTGCCATGTCCTGCCATTAGTCCACATCGTGTGCTGCAAATATTTCCCACGTACAATCGTGAAGCCTCGATAGTGGATGATATTAGAATATTCTTTGGCTTCCCCTACAACGTCCATCTTTCAGACATAGAGAAAAACTAAACACTAAACACTGCCCAAGTAATATGGCCACAGCTACGCCGCCAGGGCTTCCCATAGAGGTTATCAACACTATCATGGAGATTGCAGTCGCTACACTTGATCCCCAATCTATTTCATCGATAACACTCCTCTCACACCATTTCCGTAACATAGCCAACAAACAGCGCTTCTCTAAACTCAAGTTTGACACTGTAACCATTTGGACCCTTTTCCAAAGACTGGCAATTCTCGTTGAGGAAGCGGCTGGATACCCAATGCGTGGTATACAAACATTTATCACCTCTATCTACATACACATTCCCGATGACTACGATCCAGACAAAATGCAACCCCACATTACAGTTTTCAACCATCTATTCAGAGATGATGTCATACTATTCTCACCTATTCGAAAGCTGTCGCTTTATATGACCGACGTTGCAGGGTCGTTTAATATGGACCCTGCACTGGATGCATCATTAAGGTCGTTGCTAAAGGAATCACACATCAACTTCCTGGAGCTGTATCATTCAGAGGAAATTCCTTGCGATCTTCTTCATGGATCAAGAATTGAACACCTCTCACTGTGGGATGCGGGTTTATTATCCAAACGTTATAGCGTCCCCATGGAATTGGATCCTGTTGACATCCACCGATCTACCACGATGACGTCAGACCACCTTTATTATTTTCCCCCACATTCCTAAACAACCACCTTTATATTCGTCCACGTAGAATAACCCTTTGTACTATGGGGAGGTATATAGTACCGACCCACATCGATGCAGAACCTCAGTCTCTATCATATAGAACTGAGGTATGCATGTTTTCACTTTCA
This portion of the Psilocybe cubensis strain MGC-MH-2018 chromosome 12, whole genome shotgun sequence genome encodes:
- a CDS encoding Protein URA2: MDGVREGWRLTIKIVTADPVLGVEMASTVKVACFGYDKYEVYLKALILTGIVPPKKNILFSIGSYKEKLEILPLVQKLSAAGYNIFATSGTSNFLTEHGVHPRAVGMVSLMRWRTLRLEMEAGLMKEISAPCKSAQEDIKAKIIRQTWLKLPLVIPDGWDLSR